In Leptospira stimsonii, a single window of DNA contains:
- a CDS encoding LIC_10730 family protein: MNSRCIQRCFLIFLLLIQITGVSCLMRVDWDGNDKNLKKAPSPDAFPTAEEANLTQAERARLIKEGKRTSFGPEGLELIHGGDPNFSYEKACTQLLSKCQGNCMEEWYPFTSIFLPIIGYRSAKQRQCMDRCNQFCNLPLPSRILSGETRTFPTNPGPQPQ; encoded by the coding sequence ATGAATTCAAGATGCATTCAACGTTGTTTTCTGATATTCCTCCTCCTAATTCAAATCACCGGTGTCTCTTGTCTTATGCGAGTCGACTGGGATGGTAACGATAAGAATCTAAAAAAGGCGCCCTCGCCCGACGCCTTTCCAACCGCCGAAGAAGCGAATCTCACTCAAGCGGAACGTGCTCGCCTGATCAAAGAGGGGAAACGAACCTCCTTCGGACCGGAAGGATTGGAACTGATACACGGAGGAGATCCTAATTTTTCTTATGAAAAGGCTTGTACACAACTTCTTTCCAAGTGTCAGGGAAATTGTATGGAAGAATGGTACCCCTTCACTTCCATCTTCCTGCCGATCATCGGTTATCGAAGCGCAAAACAACGTCAGTGTATGGATCGATGCAATCAATTCTGCAATCTTCCTCTACCGAGTAGAATCCTTTCCGGCGAAACAAGAACCTTTCCTACAAACCCCGGACCTCAACCACAATGA
- a CDS encoding serine hydrolase domain-containing protein: MRNWLILIWIGWILSCASTQPEGEVRLKTVSRSFPPKKLDRTPFEGFRIVLPEDVSLDSIPLIRLSKSIREEGIEVRSLLIVKDGKLVMERYAGGVTRNHNHSVYSVTKTVTSTLLGILNLEGVLKTVDEPVMNSLRTLGNLPFPLLEGKESLRLRDVLHMASGMRWSEFPERDDIRTAEDPLVIALLPEVKDKPGTKFDYSNGDSQLAAAVLENKAGMTLLQFAEKTLFSWLDFKGYEWYTSPSGRQTAGFGLRLKPIDMAKLGMLYLDNGMFRGKRILKPEWVKQAIQPGAAQNYGYQLWTHQFEGKKTFMANGKGSQFVYVIPHRRIVIVTTSAIWDKPINFLLDKILASLKESLDSKDKKKNPEKEEEFLREIHESSITIGNSALWKDLDEPHLHSHSSH, from the coding sequence ATGAGAAATTGGCTTATTCTAATCTGGATCGGATGGATCCTTTCCTGCGCTTCCACTCAGCCGGAGGGAGAGGTTCGTTTAAAGACGGTTTCTCGTTCCTTCCCTCCGAAAAAATTGGATCGAACTCCTTTCGAGGGTTTTCGGATAGTTCTTCCGGAAGACGTCTCTTTAGATTCGATCCCTCTGATTCGTTTATCAAAATCCATTCGAGAGGAAGGTATAGAAGTCCGTTCTCTTTTGATTGTCAAGGACGGAAAACTCGTAATGGAACGTTACGCCGGAGGAGTTACTCGAAACCACAATCATAGCGTTTATTCAGTGACTAAGACGGTGACATCGACTCTATTAGGAATTCTTAATTTAGAAGGAGTTTTAAAAACCGTCGACGAACCGGTGATGAACTCCCTTCGCACTCTTGGAAATCTCCCTTTTCCGCTATTGGAAGGAAAAGAATCGCTTCGTCTGAGGGACGTTTTGCACATGGCTTCCGGAATGCGTTGGTCCGAATTTCCGGAAAGAGACGATATCAGAACCGCCGAAGATCCTCTCGTGATTGCATTGTTACCCGAAGTAAAAGATAAACCGGGAACCAAGTTCGATTATAGCAACGGAGATTCTCAGTTGGCCGCCGCCGTTCTGGAAAATAAGGCCGGAATGACTCTTCTGCAATTTGCCGAGAAGACGCTTTTCTCTTGGCTCGATTTCAAAGGTTACGAATGGTATACTTCTCCTTCCGGAAGACAAACCGCCGGCTTTGGCCTTCGATTGAAGCCGATCGATATGGCGAAGTTGGGAATGTTATATCTCGACAATGGAATGTTTCGCGGTAAGAGAATTCTCAAACCAGAATGGGTCAAGCAGGCGATCCAGCCGGGCGCGGCGCAAAACTACGGATATCAACTCTGGACTCATCAATTCGAGGGTAAAAAAACGTTTATGGCGAACGGAAAGGGGAGCCAATTCGTTTATGTGATTCCGCATAGAAGAATCGTGATCGTTACTACGTCCGCGATTTGGGACAAGCCGATCAATTTTCTTTTGGATAAAATTCTTGCGAGTTTAAAAGAATCCCTCGATTCGAAGGACAAGAAGAAAAATCCAGAGAAAGAAGAGGAGTTCCTACGGGAGATTCACGAGTCTTCGATTACGATCGGAAATTCCGCGCTCTGGAAGGATTTGGACGAACCACACCTTCATTCTCACTCTTCCCATTGA